The following coding sequences are from one Phenylobacterium glaciei window:
- the rplC gene encoding 50S ribosomal protein L3, whose protein sequence is MRTGVIAKKLGMARFFDEAGTHVPVTVLSLEGCQVTAHRTQDKDGYVALQLGAGAKKAKNTSKAMRGHFAKGEVEPKHELAEFRVTEDNLIDVGAEFTADHFVPGQKVDVTAKTVGKGFQGAMKRWNFGGMRATHGVSVSHRAHGSTGQRQDPGKTFKGKKMAGHLGQETVTTLNVSVWRIDVERGLILIKGAVPGTEGTYVKIRDAIKSARPAEAPVPGGFRKAGQVAPAADAAPVDEAPAEAPAAEGAE, encoded by the coding sequence ATGCGTACCGGCGTGATCGCCAAGAAACTGGGCATGGCGCGCTTCTTCGATGAAGCGGGAACCCATGTGCCGGTGACCGTCCTCAGCCTCGAAGGCTGCCAGGTCACCGCTCATCGGACCCAGGATAAAGACGGCTATGTCGCCCTCCAGCTCGGAGCCGGCGCCAAGAAGGCCAAGAACACCTCCAAGGCCATGCGTGGTCACTTCGCCAAGGGTGAAGTCGAGCCCAAGCATGAACTGGCCGAGTTCCGCGTCACCGAGGACAACCTCATCGACGTGGGCGCGGAGTTCACCGCCGACCACTTCGTCCCCGGCCAAAAGGTCGACGTGACGGCCAAGACGGTCGGTAAGGGCTTCCAGGGCGCCATGAAGCGCTGGAACTTCGGCGGCATGCGCGCCACCCACGGGGTGTCGGTGTCTCACCGGGCCCACGGCTCCACCGGTCAACGTCAGGACCCGGGCAAGACCTTCAAGGGCAAGAAGATGGCTGGCCACCTTGGTCAGGAAACCGTCACTACCCTGAACGTCTCGGTCTGGCGCATCGACGTCGAACGCGGCCTGATCCTGATCAAGGGCGCGGTCCCCGGCACCGAGGGCACCTACGTAAAGATCCGCGACGCCATCAAGTCGGCCCGTCCGGCCGAAGCCCCGGTTCCCGGCGGCTTCCGCAAGGCTGGCCAGGTCGCTCCCGCCGCTGACGCGGCGCCGGTGGACGAGGCTCCG
- the rpsJ gene encoding 30S ribosomal protein S10, producing MDRQNIRIRLKAFDHRVLDHSTREIVNTAKRTGATVRGPIPLPTHIEKFTVNRSPHIDKKSREQFEIRTHKRVLDIVDPTPQTVDALMKLDLSAGVDVEIKL from the coding sequence ATGGATCGTCAGAACATCCGCATCCGGCTCAAGGCCTTCGATCACCGCGTGCTGGATCATTCCACGCGCGAGATCGTAAATACGGCTAAGCGCACCGGCGCGACCGTGCGGGGGCCTATCCCCCTGCCGACGCACATCGAAAAATTCACCGTCAACCGTTCGCCGCACATCGACAAGAAGTCGCGCGAGCAGTTCGAAATCCGCACGCATAAGCGCGTGCTCGATATCGTCGACCCCACCCCGCAGACCGTGGACGCGCTCATGAAGCTCGACCTGTCCGCCGGCGTGGACGTCGAGATCAAGCTCTAG
- a CDS encoding DUF2807 domain-containing protein yields the protein MKFLLSLAIALSSPTLAAARPVLTLDAPAARVIVIPEARQDMALVADSRLAIHPMAGDSARVTGASSWLEQNLPRLFGYSCNATGLSRWGQTIPLRDLPILTVRVPLDAEIVSKGAIYGQVGAGRGLKLSASGCGTWRLGPLSESLTVTQAGPGQVIASHVDGKLTATVDGDGTIVVEEGVASTATLVMKGKGRIDDRGTVGTLSAQMKGSGLITIRLVAGQAKVAYDGDGDVRWGRPKGKKFCAGLACY from the coding sequence ATGAAGTTCCTGCTCAGTCTCGCCATCGCCCTTTCCTCGCCGACCCTGGCCGCCGCACGGCCGGTCCTGACCCTCGACGCACCTGCGGCGAGGGTCATTGTCATCCCGGAGGCGCGGCAGGATATGGCCCTGGTGGCCGATTCTCGCCTGGCCATCCATCCTATGGCCGGCGACAGCGCCCGGGTCACCGGCGCCAGCTCCTGGCTGGAGCAGAATCTTCCCCGGCTGTTCGGCTATTCGTGCAACGCCACGGGGCTCAGCCGCTGGGGCCAGACCATCCCTCTCAGGGATCTTCCTATCCTGACGGTGCGCGTGCCCCTGGACGCCGAGATCGTGTCCAAAGGCGCCATCTATGGCCAGGTCGGGGCGGGTAGGGGCTTGAAACTCTCGGCCTCCGGCTGCGGGACCTGGCGGCTGGGGCCGCTCTCCGAATCCCTGACGGTGACCCAGGCGGGGCCGGGCCAGGTGATCGCCAGCCACGTGGACGGCAAACTGACCGCCACGGTGGACGGGGACGGGACCATCGTGGTGGAGGAGGGGGTGGCCTCCACCGCCACCCTGGTGATGAAGGGCAAGGGCCGCATCGACGACCGCGGGACGGTGGGAACGCTCAGCGCCCAGATGAAGGGATCGGGCCTGATCACGATCCGCCTGGTGGCCGGACAGGCCAAGGTCGCCTATGACGGGGACGGCGATGTCCGGTGGGGCCGACCCAAGGGCAAGAAGTTCTGCGCGGGCCTGGCCTGCTACTGA
- a CDS encoding GIN domain-containing protein, with product MRLLTVLTAVSALALIAGAANAATVEVKDAVARVVVIPENRQDIKVEFLTTNPSLPLQVRSLAGKTIIDGNLDRKIKSCHSEGDKARVYVSGVGDVAYEDMPQVVIRTPKDAKVEAGGAVFGSVGKTASLELSNAGCGDWTVGNVAGKMSINVAGSGDTNAGASGEAVLRVAGSGDVQTQGVNGGLEISVAGSGDVSVASISGPLTVKIAGSGDVSIKGGKASEVNASVAGSGNVDFGGVAGSLKAKIAGSGDVHVKSVTGEISKAIVGSGNVSVG from the coding sequence ATGCGTCTTCTGACCGTTCTGACCGCCGTGTCCGCCCTGGCCCTGATCGCCGGCGCCGCCAACGCCGCCACCGTCGAGGTGAAGGACGCCGTGGCCCGGGTGGTGGTGATCCCCGAGAACCGCCAGGACATCAAGGTGGAGTTTCTGACCACCAATCCCAGCCTGCCGCTGCAGGTCCGCAGCCTGGCCGGCAAGACCATCATCGACGGCAATCTCGATCGGAAGATCAAGAGCTGCCACAGCGAGGGCGACAAGGCCCGGGTCTATGTCAGCGGCGTGGGCGACGTGGCCTATGAGGACATGCCCCAGGTGGTGATCCGCACGCCGAAGGACGCCAAGGTCGAGGCGGGTGGGGCGGTGTTCGGCTCGGTGGGCAAGACCGCCAGCCTGGAGCTCTCCAACGCCGGCTGCGGCGATTGGACGGTCGGCAATGTGGCTGGAAAGATGAGCATCAACGTCGCGGGCTCGGGCGACACCAACGCCGGCGCCTCGGGCGAGGCGGTGCTGCGGGTGGCCGGCTCCGGCGACGTGCAGACGCAAGGCGTGAACGGCGGCCTGGAGATCTCCGTGGCCGGCTCGGGCGACGTGAGCGTCGCCTCGATCTCCGGCCCGCTGACGGTAAAGATCGCCGGCTCCGGCGACGTCAGCATCAAGGGCGGCAAGGCCAGCGAGGTGAACGCCTCTGTCGCCGGTTCTGGCAATGTCGATTTCGGCGGCGTAGCCGGCAGCCTGAAGGCCAAGATCGCCGGCTCGGGCGATGTGCACGTAAAATCCGTTACCGGCGAGATTTCCAAGGCCATCGTCGGCTCGGGCAATGTCAGCGTCGGCTAG
- a CDS encoding adenosine deaminase family protein yields MIRRFWAAAGLAFVLAAGGAEAAPDVAKMTGGQLTAFARAMPKGGELHNHISGAIFAETLLAWAVEDGLCVNVKTLSVTPPCQPGEDLKPAAGIKTDEVLRAAMIDSFSVRHADFLDRSGHDQFFSAFGRFGAAGAKRDGDMLANVVDSLARQNTFYLEAMVTPQGVASRVKGAQVGWKGGDLAAQKAANTAAGLDALVAAAIAETDAMEARARALMKCGTPEALPGCQVTVRYLVQTSRVTPPEQTFAQLQMGVALIAADKRWVGLQMVAPEDHPLSIANYSLHMKMVAYLTDHGRTAKAALHAGELSMAYAAPEALRDHIAQAVRVAGARRIGHGVDLPLETGAEGLAAEMAAKGILVEVNLSSNDAILGVSGKAHPYAWLRQRGVPVSLSTDDAGILRIDLSHEYARAADEGATYADLKASARNAIAFSFLAGEGLWDDPGAYRRPAKACAGQVGKAEPKPGACADLIAASDKAREQWRHERLVAAFEAGAR; encoded by the coding sequence ATGATCCGGAGATTCTGGGCCGCGGCGGGGCTCGCCTTCGTCCTTGCGGCTGGCGGCGCTGAAGCCGCGCCCGACGTGGCGAAGATGACCGGCGGCCAGCTGACCGCCTTCGCCCGCGCCATGCCCAAGGGCGGCGAGCTGCACAACCACATCTCGGGCGCGATCTTCGCCGAGACGCTGCTGGCCTGGGCTGTCGAGGACGGGCTGTGCGTCAATGTGAAGACGCTCTCGGTGACACCGCCCTGCCAGCCAGGCGAGGACCTGAAGCCTGCCGCTGGGATCAAGACCGACGAGGTGCTGCGCGCGGCGATGATCGACAGCTTCTCCGTGCGCCACGCCGATTTCCTGGACCGCTCGGGGCACGACCAGTTCTTCAGCGCCTTCGGGCGGTTTGGCGCGGCCGGCGCGAAGCGTGACGGCGACATGCTGGCCAATGTGGTCGACAGCCTGGCGCGCCAGAACACCTTCTACCTGGAAGCCATGGTGACGCCGCAGGGCGTGGCCAGCCGGGTCAAGGGCGCCCAGGTCGGCTGGAAGGGCGGGGACCTGGCCGCCCAGAAGGCCGCCAACACCGCCGCGGGGCTCGACGCCCTGGTTGCGGCGGCCATCGCCGAGACCGACGCCATGGAGGCGCGGGCGCGGGCCCTGATGAAGTGCGGCACGCCAGAGGCCCTGCCGGGCTGTCAGGTGACGGTCCGCTACCTGGTGCAGACCAGCCGGGTCACGCCGCCAGAGCAGACCTTCGCCCAGCTGCAGATGGGGGTCGCCCTGATCGCCGCCGACAAGCGCTGGGTTGGCCTGCAGATGGTGGCGCCCGAGGACCATCCGCTGTCGATCGCCAACTACAGTCTGCACATGAAGATGGTGGCCTACCTCACCGACCACGGCCGCACCGCCAAGGCCGCCCTGCACGCAGGCGAACTCTCCATGGCCTATGCGGCGCCCGAGGCGCTGCGAGACCACATCGCGCAGGCGGTGCGGGTGGCCGGCGCCCGGCGCATCGGCCACGGGGTCGACCTGCCGCTGGAGACCGGCGCCGAGGGCCTGGCCGCCGAGATGGCCGCCAAGGGGATCCTGGTGGAGGTGAACCTCTCCTCCAACGACGCCATCCTGGGGGTGTCGGGCAAGGCCCACCCCTATGCCTGGCTGCGCCAGCGCGGCGTGCCGGTCAGCCTGTCCACCGACGATGCGGGCATCCTGCGCATCGACCTCTCCCATGAATATGCGCGCGCCGCCGACGAAGGCGCGACCTACGCCGACCTGAAGGCTTCGGCCCGCAACGCCATCGCCTTTTCGTTCCTGGCGGGGGAGGGGCTGTGGGATGACCCCGGAGCCTATCGCCGTCCGGCCAAGGCCTGCGCCGGCCAGGTCGGCAAGGCCGAGCCCAAGCCCGGCGCCTGCGCCGACCTGATCGCCGCCAGCGACAAGGCCCGCGAGCAATGGCGCCACGAGCGGTTGGTGGCGGCCTTCGAGGCGGGGGCCAGATGA
- a CDS encoding beta/gamma crystallin-related protein: MKIGAWIAGSAAGMGAAALGIAALGGAQAQGYNAPPPGTYWQSCQKVRVVGTGQQVLLAECRDRSGRWNNTSLEFEDCRSEITNQDGNLTCLKGGRNGGWQGGGYGNGGGYGNGGGYQGGGYNGGGYGNGGYQGGGYNGGGGYNGGGGYGNNGGGYGNYGGGYERPKPTGGVITLFDGIGFAGAGFRATSEITNLPKQYNDRALSLKIERGDWEVCTDKNFGGRCQTFNRSVSDLNQVGMAFAITSMRQVR; the protein is encoded by the coding sequence ATGAAAATCGGGGCATGGATCGCAGGCTCAGCCGCCGGAATGGGCGCCGCGGCCTTAGGGATCGCGGCGCTGGGTGGCGCCCAGGCGCAAGGGTACAACGCCCCGCCGCCGGGGACCTACTGGCAGAGCTGCCAGAAGGTCCGGGTGGTCGGGACCGGGCAACAGGTCCTGCTCGCGGAGTGCCGTGACCGCAGCGGCCGTTGGAACAACACCAGCCTCGAGTTCGAGGACTGCCGCAGCGAGATCACCAACCAGGACGGCAACCTGACCTGCCTCAAGGGTGGCCGCAATGGCGGCTGGCAGGGCGGCGGCTACGGGAACGGCGGCGGCTACGGCAACGGCGGCGGCTATCAAGGCGGCGGCTACAACGGCGGCGGCTATGGCAATGGCGGCTACCAGGGTGGTGGCTACAACGGTGGCGGAGGCTACAACGGTGGCGGCGGCTACGGGAACAATGGCGGCGGTTACGGCAATTACGGCGGCGGCTACGAACGCCCCAAGCCCACCGGCGGCGTCATCACCCTGTTTGACGGGATCGGGTTCGCCGGAGCCGGCTTCCGGGCCACCAGCGAGATCACCAACCTGCCCAAGCAGTACAACGACCGCGCGCTCAGCCTGAAGATCGAGCGGGGCGACTGGGAGGTCTGCACCGACAAGAACTTCGGCGGCCGCTGCCAGACCTTCAACAGGAGCGTCTCAGACCTCAACCAGGTCGGCATGGCCTTCGCCATCACCTCCATGCGGCAGGTGCGATAA
- the tuf gene encoding elongation factor Tu — MAKEKFERNKPHCNIGTIGHVDHGKTTLTAAITITLAKAGGAKAMNYADIDAAPEEKARGITINTAHVEYETVNRHYAHVDCPGHADYVKNMITGAAQMDGAILVVSAADGPMPQTREHILLARQVGVPALVVYMNKVDLVDDSELLELVEMEVRELLSSYQFPGDDIPITMGSAKVAIDGGDPKIGEESILALMKTVDEYIPQPERPVDLPFLMPVEDVFSISGRGTVVTGRIEKGIVKVGEEVEIVGIRPVQKTICTGVEMFRKLLDQGQAGDNVGVLLRGTKREDVERGQVLCKPGSITPHTKFVAEAYILTKEEGGRHTPFFTNYRPQFYFRTTDVTGIIKLKEGVEMIMPGDNAELDVELITPIAMDQGLRFAIREGGRTVGAGVVAKIVE; from the coding sequence ATGGCTAAAGAAAAGTTCGAACGCAATAAGCCGCACTGCAACATCGGCACGATTGGTCACGTTGACCATGGCAAGACGACGCTGACGGCTGCGATCACGATTACGCTGGCCAAGGCCGGTGGCGCGAAGGCGATGAACTACGCCGATATTGACGCGGCTCCGGAAGAGAAGGCGCGTGGGATCACGATCAACACCGCGCACGTGGAATATGAGACGGTCAACCGTCACTACGCCCACGTCGACTGCCCTGGCCACGCTGACTATGTGAAGAACATGATCACCGGCGCGGCGCAGATGGACGGCGCGATCCTGGTGGTTTCGGCCGCTGATGGTCCGATGCCGCAGACCCGCGAGCACATCCTGCTGGCCCGTCAGGTCGGCGTGCCGGCCCTGGTGGTCTATATGAACAAGGTCGACCTGGTGGACGACTCCGAGCTGCTGGAACTGGTGGAGATGGAGGTGCGCGAGCTCCTGTCGTCGTATCAGTTCCCGGGCGACGACATTCCGATCACCATGGGCTCGGCCAAGGTGGCCATCGACGGCGGCGATCCGAAGATCGGTGAAGAGTCGATCCTGGCGCTGATGAAGACGGTGGACGAATACATCCCGCAGCCGGAGCGTCCGGTGGATCTGCCGTTCCTGATGCCGGTGGAAGACGTCTTCTCGATCTCGGGCCGCGGCACGGTTGTGACCGGCCGGATCGAAAAGGGCATCGTGAAGGTTGGCGAGGAAGTCGAGATCGTCGGCATCCGTCCCGTCCAGAAGACCATCTGCACGGGCGTGGAAATGTTCCGCAAGCTGCTGGACCAAGGTCAAGCCGGCGACAACGTGGGCGTGCTGCTGCGCGGCACCAAGCGTGAAGACGTCGAGCGCGGCCAGGTTCTCTGCAAGCCGGGCTCGATCACCCCGCACACCAAGTTCGTGGCCGAGGCCTATATCCTGACCAAGGAAGAGGGCGGCCGTCACACTCCGTTCTTCACCAACTACCGTCCTCAGTTCTACTTCCGGACCACCGACGTGACCGGGATCATCAAGCTGAAGGAAGGCGTGGAAATGATCATGCCGGGCGACAACGCTGAGCTGGACGTGGAGCTGATCACCCCGATCGCCATGGACCAGGGCCTGCGCTTCGCCATCCGCGAAGGCGGCCGCACCGTCGGCGCCGGCGTCGTGGCCAAGATCGTCGAGTAG
- the fusA gene encoding elongation factor G → MARAHNIADYRNFGIMAHIDAGKTTTTERILYYTGKSHKIGEVHDGAATMDWMEQEQERGITITSAATTAIWNGHRLNIIDTPGHVDFTIEVERSLRVLDGAVAVLDGNQGVEPQTETVWRQADRYNVPRIVFVNKMDKIGADFEMCLKTIRDRLGVKAVPIQLPIGSEASLRGIVDLVRMKAVVWDNDGLGATYRDEEIPADMQAKADEARHYLIENAVELDDEAMEAYLGGEEPSIDVIKKCLRKAVLTGAFYPILAGSAFKNKGVQPLLDAVVDYLPSPVDIPPTPGIDFKTEEPVVRRASDDEPLSVLAFKIMDDPFVGSLTFCRIYSGKLETGMGLLNSSRDKKERVGRMLLMHSNNREDIKEAFAGDIVALAGLKDTRTGDTLCDPLKSPVILEKMDFPAPVIEIAIEPKSKADQEKLGVALAKMVAEDPSFTVFTDQESGQTVMKGMGELHLDIKVDILKRTYKVEANIGAPQVAYRESLGRKADIDYTHKKQTGGTGQFARVKIIFEPGEPGSGFIFESSIAGGSIPKEFIPGVQKGIETSKENGLLAGFPLIDFKATLYDGNYHDVDSSVLAFEIAARAAFRELREKGSPKLLEPVMKVEVVTPDEYMGDVIGDLNSRRGQIQGTETRGNAQVVTAFVPLANMFGYINTLRSFSQGRANFSMTYDHYETVPQAVADEVIKKYA, encoded by the coding sequence ATGGCCCGCGCCCACAATATCGCCGACTACCGCAACTTCGGAATCATGGCCCACATCGATGCGGGCAAGACGACGACGACGGAGCGGATTCTCTATTACACCGGCAAGAGCCACAAGATCGGTGAAGTCCACGATGGCGCCGCCACCATGGACTGGATGGAGCAGGAGCAGGAACGCGGCATTACGATCACGTCGGCCGCGACGACCGCCATCTGGAACGGTCACCGCCTGAACATCATCGACACCCCCGGCCACGTGGACTTCACCATTGAAGTCGAACGCTCGCTGCGCGTGCTCGACGGCGCCGTCGCGGTGCTGGACGGCAACCAGGGCGTGGAGCCCCAGACGGAGACCGTCTGGCGCCAAGCCGACCGCTACAACGTTCCGCGCATCGTGTTCGTCAACAAGATGGACAAGATCGGCGCCGACTTCGAAATGTGCCTGAAGACCATCCGCGATCGCCTCGGCGTGAAGGCGGTCCCGATCCAGCTGCCGATCGGTTCGGAAGCCTCGCTGCGGGGCATCGTCGACCTGGTCCGCATGAAGGCCGTGGTCTGGGACAATGACGGCTTGGGCGCGACCTATCGCGACGAAGAAATTCCGGCCGACATGCAGGCGAAGGCTGACGAAGCCCGCCACTACCTGATCGAGAACGCCGTCGAACTCGATGACGAGGCGATGGAAGCCTATCTCGGCGGCGAAGAGCCCTCCATCGACGTCATCAAGAAGTGCCTGCGCAAGGCCGTTCTGACCGGCGCCTTCTACCCGATCCTCGCCGGCTCGGCCTTCAAGAACAAGGGCGTCCAGCCCCTGCTCGACGCCGTGGTCGACTATCTGCCCTCGCCGGTGGACATCCCCCCGACCCCGGGCATCGACTTCAAGACCGAAGAGCCGGTGGTTCGTCGCGCCTCCGATGATGAGCCGCTGTCGGTCCTGGCCTTCAAGATCATGGACGACCCCTTCGTGGGCTCGCTGACCTTCTGCCGCATCTATTCGGGCAAGCTCGAAACCGGCATGGGCCTGCTGAACTCCTCGCGCGACAAGAAGGAACGCGTCGGCCGTATGCTGCTGATGCACTCCAACAACCGCGAAGACATCAAGGAAGCCTTCGCCGGCGACATCGTCGCCCTGGCCGGCCTCAAGGACACCCGCACTGGGGACACCCTGTGCGATCCCCTGAAGTCGCCGGTCATCCTGGAAAAGATGGACTTCCCCGCGCCGGTCATCGAGATCGCCATCGAGCCGAAGTCCAAGGCTGACCAGGAAAAGCTGGGCGTCGCCCTGGCCAAGATGGTCGCAGAAGATCCGTCCTTCACCGTCTTCACCGACCAGGAGTCGGGCCAGACGGTCATGAAGGGCATGGGCGAGCTGCACCTCGACATCAAGGTCGACATCCTGAAGCGCACCTACAAGGTGGAGGCCAACATCGGCGCGCCGCAGGTGGCCTATCGCGAGAGCCTCGGCCGCAAGGCCGACATCGACTACACCCACAAGAAGCAGACCGGCGGTACGGGCCAGTTCGCCCGGGTGAAGATCATCTTCGAGCCGGGCGAGCCGGGTTCGGGTTTCATCTTCGAAAGCAGCATCGCTGGCGGCTCGATCCCGAAGGAATTCATTCCCGGTGTTCAGAAGGGGATCGAAACCTCCAAGGAAAACGGCCTGCTGGCCGGCTTCCCGCTGATCGACTTCAAGGCCACGCTGTATGACGGCAACTACCACGACGTTGACTCCTCAGTCCTGGCCTTCGAAATCGCCGCCCGCGCCGCCTTCCGCGAACTGCGCGAGAAGGGTTCGCCCAAGCTGCTCGAGCCGGTGATGAAGGTCGAAGTGGTGACGCCCGACGAATATATGGGCGACGTCATCGGCGACCTGAACAGCCGCCGTGGCCAGATCCAGGGCACGGAAACCCGCGGGAACGCCCAGGTGGTCACCGCCTTCGTGCCGCTGGCCAACATGTTCGGTTACATCAATACGCTGCGCTCGTTCTCCCAAGGACGCGCCAACTTCTCCATGACCTACGACCACTACGAAACGGTGCCGCAAGCCGTCGCCGACGAAGTGATCAAGAAGTACGCCTAA
- the rpsG gene encoding 30S ribosomal protein S7 → MSRRRRAEKRQVLPDPKFGDLTVTKFMNYVMYEGKKAVAENILYGAFDILEAKRKDQGPLETFHSALENVAPGIEVRSRRVGGATYQVPVEVRPERRKALAIRWLVTAARKRGENTMTEKLAGELLDASSNRGSAVKKREDTHKMAEANRAFSHYRW, encoded by the coding sequence ATGTCCCGCCGCCGTCGCGCCGAGAAACGTCAAGTTCTGCCGGACCCGAAGTTCGGAGACCTGACGGTCACCAAATTCATGAACTACGTGATGTACGAAGGCAAAAAAGCCGTCGCCGAGAATATCCTCTACGGCGCCTTCGACATCCTCGAAGCCAAGCGCAAGGACCAGGGTCCCCTGGAAACCTTCCACTCCGCGTTGGAAAACGTGGCGCCTGGCATCGAAGTCCGCTCCCGCCGGGTCGGCGGCGCCACCTATCAGGTGCCTGTCGAAGTGCGTCCCGAGCGTCGGAAGGCTCTCGCCATCCGTTGGCTGGTGACCGCCGCCCGCAAGCGCGGTGAGAACACCATGACCGAGAAGCTGGCCGGCGAACTGCTGGACGCTTCCTCGAACCGGGGTTCCGCCGTCAAGAAGCGCGAAGACACCCACAAGATGGCCGAAGCCAACCGGGCCTTCTCGCACTACCGCTGGTAA
- the rpsL gene encoding 30S ribosomal protein S12, with the protein MPTVNQLIRKPRQNKPVRNKVPALKGCPQRRGVCTRVYTTTPKKPNSALRKVAKVRLTTGIEAVCYIPGEGHNLQEHSVVLIRGGRVKDLPGVRYHILRGVLDTQGVKDRKQRRSLYGAKRPK; encoded by the coding sequence ATGCCAACAGTCAATCAGCTCATCCGCAAGCCTCGGCAGAACAAGCCGGTGCGCAACAAGGTGCCCGCCCTAAAGGGCTGCCCTCAGCGCCGCGGCGTTTGCACCCGCGTCTACACGACGACCCCGAAGAAGCCGAACTCCGCGCTTCGTAAGGTCGCCAAGGTGCGTCTGACCACCGGCATCGAAGCGGTGTGCTACATCCCGGGCGAAGGCCACAATCTGCAGGAGCACTCCGTCGTGCTCATCCGCGGCGGCCGCGTGAAGGACCTTCCGGGCGTCCGTTACCACATCCTGCGCGGCGTGCTCGACACCCAAGGGGTCAAGGACCGCAAGCAGCGTCGTTCGCTCTACGGCGCCAAGCGTCCTAAGTAA